In Plasmodium relictum strain SGS1 genome assembly, chromosome: 6, one DNA window encodes the following:
- a CDS encoding eukaryotic translation initiation factor subunit eIF2A, putative, with the protein MSELLIRSKSGIKLYKFDKNENKYDSKIIFEYDGCIHDAIWSYDGNSFLILHSVEGLLLITNYSEENKKINKITCLNKYKQLFDYDNIKLIKHVQWSPNNKFIVFFFPYEENKHVKLGNLLLWNVKDNNVLCSFKIKKKSCSNWPIINFTDDDGYFFLQKKSEVYVYDTLQLIQNGNIDNLENSDVPINYIYSWNQPNIISIYLSSYIDEKQFRYFVAHTKNNFLGDIYIYKIGGLINKNQKKKKENETSIITNTTNIKIEGINDKNDESNNVNENSVNDDNTINNNNNNGGDIKNNSDEKNSCLNKDIIKMELLIRKSFDNLDNLNCMWSESGKHVILLVHTNDTTNKSYGYLSNCYYCSLISNNFSIKRINENIAQDVKWSKTKDEFLIIEGKSDNTIYLYDHELNIKCKFLSQYKNTIKWCPFGNMIALGGFGNLAGDINFYYKEKDDSVILIKEYREACTVLCDWSNDGLLFMTASTYPRMKVENTFKIYTYEGNLVNSFNFNELYDVKWKNSLPGFFKEPIKPKANLKDNKKSVYKIKNMNVDNNSNNDIYEEKNLKKNRNESEKEKTKIKKIITSSTTTTNTAATNTAATNISTTSGTTATTNNANRKKKIEKNKNAYDWDVDWRNKNNDSKNNNNKNIVEYINEKQNNNDTSNNKNLDYLVDKLCKEDFKIDDNFYTKLYNYEELDNKDNKKQNYYQDNSDNLEEQKKQKKKKKEKDKEYIKQNFQLKQMINNFDEDEINEKFLLNNINLDKDKLIYFNYLKNKDKNRDEEIEKLNSIYIKDINKSNYYKKVEEQEDKKVECRKEEKSQEKKIKMKEKENKSSGNNLTDEQDKEKEKEQEKKKKKENKNKKGKKKKNDDDSNNNNINNNSNNIKNDSNHSHNNNNSNNDNINITNNNNNITNNNNNINNNNNNNDSNTNNSNDSNTNNNNDNNININNNNSINLEETKNREEENINNVNEFSNLFLKIMKYKNELNAKQEIKNNVLYNNNPNENKYFKNHDKDIMNNENCKYISNNNDNVNFKIDMNLNKMDNDNINLSNVDNSILNYNKLHVFSRNSNPDYINHKVIDTQNNNKNNNMNDNAVINNEEFIKHLSIIKNEKINMNDKSIINQLNNNSLLNHLINNKQILNNNYMRDLLDNTQKQSIQNENIEMNNDFNIYNSSKSNICNNLNQQNINEMKNVNNSRSLFYSESNLKNKDLNNEHIKNGVTYEKNIVDNDNKNENLKNIMNYQSNEDLLNLFKKVLPHAKVNIVSKNQNTSMYDHNNLQNVNRNVPRNIDMYNEYVQQMNFKRESIDSNFEKKKDNNNASINEMKTEINGINEYNKEHYIKDLLLKQNRLNQNNAYLNNKEEKVLNKTDIPLNLKIQLDNLDFCELLKCYHSLNIQQIQIKLYWIHHKIQTCEHSNVVANMLDNFNKEKKIISKLKEIRLILNYANDLLREKFSNNKAKYQSLLQQFIVILKHHDNLYQQKKEKIISENYNNQQIIHFIYNIEKLIEKNIMNEECNQSNINDFISSDNKLINNSNGNNNNNNKIGNIPIKNVNNLELQKKLIIQKMNEHFMNINASEEQKIIFLNKLNLSDAQKKYILNKMNLNEQNTNFLNHTDIKNQENINYSNENLRLEKSNYNNNLNSNYFDMNDDDNPSPLLSIINKSYDNKVNREVDEVNNDNQKNLAKKYLLLDMLKNKNKNESENNDHLNEDYIGMKHLSRKIDNSLQTNNYNLQDELAQKLKNIVNLYQKDQPHSNQIDQMNYSYQTNQLEQITYPSHINQQPEQRNHSDQICNQHDPISHSDQLKQEQLSKQYHFSSQQKDFINYSNFNSLNKNVNINANNLNQNSYFSQSRDDSKNINAYLRILNNENMLVNQKNRNDNSNSKILSIRNIIDEQKVIDNSEIHHDYLMNDQNKNSKFYFMNQNGENSINNHHSQPLLNKMPNKYKISTGNKPFNNTPEKKPTSNILEIEETKRPDALRDKCWQYVDPKGVVQGPFFLDEMRVWSEMGYFEPMLPVRCCDSDRFVALNKLFPPPHKPFTIVPKPQPILQWEEEIL; encoded by the exons atgagCGAATTGCTTATTAGATCAAAAAGTGGTATAAAATTGTAtaaatttgataaaaatgaaaataaatatgatagTAAAATAATCTTCGAATATGACGGTTGTATACATGATGCTATTTGGTCTTATGATGgcaattcttttttaattttacattCAGTAGAAggattattattaattacaaATTATAGTGaagagaataaaaaaattaataaaattacttgcttaaataaatataaacaattatttgattatgataatataaaattaataaaacacGTACAATGGTCGcctaataataaatttattgttTTCTTCTTCCcatatgaagaaaataaacaTGTAAAACTAGGAAACTTATTACTTTGGAATGTTAAAGATAATAATGTTTTAtgttcttttaaaataaaaaaaaaaagttgtaGTAATTGGCCTATTATTAACTTTACTGATGACGAcggttatttttttttacagaAAAAATCAGAAGTATATGTTTATGATACATTACAACTAATACAAAATGGAAATATTGATAACTTAGAAAATTCTGATGTTcctattaattatatttattcatgGAATCAACCAAATAttataagtatatatttatcttcATATATTGATGAAAAACAATTTAGATATTTTGTTGCACacacaaaaaataattttttgggagatatatatatttacaaaataggaggattaattaataaaaatcaaaaaaaaaaaaaagaaaatgaaacaaGTATAATTACGAATACtactaatataaaaattgaaggtataaatgataaaaatgatgagtcaaataatgtaaatgaaaatagtgtaaatgatgataatactataaataataataataataatggaggtgatataaaaaataattcagatgaaaaaaattcttgTTTAAACAaagatataattaaaatggaATTACTCATAAGAAAAAGTTTTGATAATttagataatttaaattgCATGTGGTCAGAAAGTGGAAAGCATGTAATATTGCTAGTTCATACAAATGACACAACAAATAAATCTTACGGCTATCTAAGTAATTGTTATTACTGTTCTTTgatttcaaataatttttctataaaaagaataaatgaaaatatagcTCAAGATGTGAAATGGAGCAAAACAAAAgatgaatttttaataatagaaGGAAAATCAGATAAtactatttatttatatgatcATGAATTAAACATTAAATGTAAATTTCTTTCtcaatataaaaatacaattaaATGGTGTCCTTTTGGAAATATGATAGCATTAGGAGGATTTGGAAATTTAGCAGgagatattaatttttattataaagaaaaagatgattctgttattttaataaaagaatataggGAAGCTTGTACTGTTTTGTGCGATTGGTCAAATGACGGTTTATTATTTATGACAGCATCTACATATCCTAGAATGAAAGTTGAAAacacttttaaaatttatacataTGAAGGTAATTTAGTAAAtagttttaattttaatgagcTATATGATGTGAAATGGAAGAATTCTCTACCCGGGTTCTTTAAAGAACCAATTAAACCTAAAGCCAATctaaaagataataaaaaaagtgtttataaaattaaaaatatgaatgtagataataatagtaataatgatatatatgaagaaaaaaatttaaaaaaaaatagaaacgaaagtgaaaaagaaaaaacgaaaataaaaaaaattattacttcAAGTACTACTACTACTAATACTGCTGCTACTAATACTGCTGCTACTAATATTTCTACTACTTCAGGGACTACAGCTACAACTAATAATGCtaatagaaagaaaaaaatagaaaaaaacaaaaatgcaTATGATTGGGATGTTGATTGGAGAAATAAGAATAAcgattcaaaaaataataataataaaaatatagtagaatatataaatgaaaaacaaaACAATAACGATAcaagtaataataaaaatttagattATTTAGTTGATAAACTATGTAAAGAAGATTTTAAAATTgatgataatttttatactaaattatataattatgaaGAATTAGACAATAAggataataaaaaacaaaattattatcaAGATAATAGCGATAATCTAGAAGAacagaaaaaacaaaaaaaaaaaaaaaaagaaaaagataaagagtatattaaacaaaattttCAGTTAAAACAAAtgataaataattttgatgAAGATGAAATTAACGAAAAATTTCTCCTTAATAATATCAATTTAGATAAGGATAAACTAATTTATttcaattatttaaaaaataaagataaaaatagagatgaagaaattgaaaaattgaacagtatttatataaaggatataaataaaagcaattattataaaaaagttgAAGAACAAGAAGATAAAAAAGTAGAATGTcgtaaagaagaaaaaagtcaagagaaaaaaattaaaatgaaagaaaaagaaaataaaagttcTGGAAATAATTTAACTGATGAAcaagataaagaaaaagaaaaggaacaagaaaaaaaaaaaaagaaagaaaacaaaaataaaaaaggaaaaaaaaaaaaaaatgatgatgaTAGTAACaacaataatattaataataatagcaataacataaaaaatgaCAGCAATCATAgtcataataataataacagtaataatgataatattaatattactaataataataataatattactaataataataataatattaataataataataataataatgatagcaatactaataatagtaatgatagcaatactaataataataatgataataatattaatattaataataataatagcatTAATTtagaagaaacaaaaaatagagaagaggaaaatattaataatgtaaatgaattttccaatttatttttaaaaataatgaaatataagAATGAATTAAATGCTAAgcaagaaataaaaaataatgtattgtataataataatccaaatgaaaataaatattttaaaaatcatGATAAAGATATTatgaataatgaaaattgtAAGTATATatctaataataatgataatgtaaattttaaaatagatatgaatttaaataaaatggatAATGACAACATTAATTTATCAAATGTTGATAAttctatattaaattataataaattacatGTTTTTTCCAGGAACAGTAACCCTGATTATATAAATCATAAAGTTATAGATACACAAAacaataacaaaaataataatatgaatgatAATGCAGTtattaataatgaagaatttATAAAGCATTTATCAATTATtaagaatgaaaaaattaatatgaatgataaaagtataataaaccaattaaataataacagtttattaaatcatttaattaataataagcaaatcttaaataataattatatgagAGATTTATTAGATAATACACAAAAGCAGTCAatacaaaatgaaaatattgaaatgaataatgattttaatatatataattcttcAAAAAGCaatatatgtaataatttaaatcaaCAAAACATaaatgaaatgaaaaatgtaaataattcAAGATCGCTATTTTATTCAGaaagtaatttaaaaaataaagatttaaataatgagcatataaaaaatggagtaacttatgaaaaaaatatagttgataatgataataaaaacgagaatttaaaaaatataatgaattatCAATCAAATGaagatttattaaatttatttaaaaaggtTTTACCTCATGCAAAAGTAAATATAGTATCAAAAAATCAAAACACATCGATGTATGATCATAATAATTTACAAAATGTAAACAGAAATGTGCCAAGAAATATAGACATGTATAATGAATATGTACAACAAATGAATTTTAAAAGAGAATCAATCGATTCTAActttgaaaaaaagaaagataataataacgCTTCTATTAACGAAATGAAAACGGAAATAAACggtataaatgaatataataaagaacATTATATAAAGGATTTGCTACTAAAACAAAATAGattaaatcaaaataatgcatatttaaataataaagaagaaaaagtgCTAAATAAAACAGATATTCccttaaatttaaaaatccAATTAGATAATTTAGATTTTtgtgaattattaaaatgcTATCATTCTCTAAATATACAacaaatacaaataaaattatattggATACATCATAAAATTCAAACATGTGAGCATAGTAATGTAGTAGCCAATATGTtggataattttaataaggaaaaaaaaataataagtaaattaaaagaaataagattaatattaaattatgcAAATGATTTATTGAgagaaaaattttcaaataataaagCTAAATATCAATCTTTATTACAACAATTTATAGTTATATTAAAACATCATGATAATTTAtatcaacaaaaaaaagaaaaaataattagtgaaaattataacaatCAACAAATTatacattttatatataatattgagaaactaatagaaaaaaatataatgaatgaAGAATGCAATCaaagtaatataaatgattttatttcatcagataataaattaatcaACAATAGTAATggtaacaataataataataataaaattggCAATATCCCAATCAAAAATGTTAACAATTTAgaacttcaaaaaaaattaataatacaaaaaatgaaTGAACATTTCATGAATATCAATGCAAGTGAAGAACaaaagattatttttttaaataaattaaatttaagtgatgcacaaaaaaaatatatattaaataaaatgaatttaaatgAACAAAATACTAATTTCTTAAATCATacagatataaaaaatcaaGAGAATATTAATTActcaaatgaaaatttacgattagaaaaatcaaattataataataatttaaattcaaACTATTTTGATATGAATGATGATGATAATCCCTCTCCTCTTTTAAgcattataaataaatcttATGATAATAAAGTTAATAGAGAGGTTGATGAAGTAAACAATgataatcaaaaaaatttagcaaaaaaatatcttttacttgatatgttaaaaaataaaaataaaaatgaatcagAAAATAATGATCATTTAAATGAAGATTACATTGGTATGAAGCATTTATCAAGAAAAATAGATAATTCTTTACAAACAAATAATTACAATCTTCAAGATGAATTAGCACAAAAGCTAAAAAATATAGTGAACTTATATCAAAAAGATCAACCACATTCAAATCAAATTGATCAAATGAATTATTCATATCAAACTAATCAGTTAGAACAAATTACATACCCTAGTCATATAAATCAACAACCAGAACAAAGAAATCATTCTGATCAAATATGCAATCAACACGACCCAATAAGCCACTCTGATCAGTTAAAACAAGAACAGTTAAGTAAACAATATCATTTTTCTTCACAACAAAaagattttataaattatagtaattttaattcattgAATAAGAATGTTAATATAAATgctaataatttaaatcaaaataGTTACTTTTCTCAGTCAAGAGATGATAGTAAGAATATAAATGCATATTTaagaatattaaataatgaaaatatgttAGTTAATCAAAAAAATAGGAATGATAATTCTAATTCTAAGATTTTGAGtataagaaatataataGATGAACAAAAGGTTATAGATAATAGTGAGATACATCATGATTATTTAATGAAtgatcaaaataaaaattcaaaattttattttatgaatcAGAACGGCGAAAATTCAATAAATAATCATCATTCTCAGCCACTTCTCAATAAAATGCCAAATAAGTATAAAATAAGTACTGGTAACAAACCTTTTAATAATACACCTGAGAAAAAACCTACAAGTAATATTTTAGAAATAGAAGAAACAAAAAGGCCAGATGCCTTAAGGGATAAATGTTGGCAGTATGTTGATCCTAAAGGAGTTGTACaa ggTCCCTTTTTTTTAGATGAAATGAGGGTTTGGAGTGAAATGGGATACTTTGAACCTATGCTACCTGTACGATGTTGTGATTCTGATCGTTTTGTTGCATTAAATAAGTTATTTCCCCCACCTCATAAACCTTTTACCATTGTACCAAAGCCTCAGCCAATATTACAATGGGAAgaagaaatattataa